In one window of Methanolobus mangrovi DNA:
- the purQ gene encoding phosphoribosylformylglycinamidine synthase subunit PurQ has translation MSIGIVQFGGSNCDLDVLHVLKDVIGVDAELVWYKEENLKRFEGIVIPGGFSYGDYLRAGAIAARTPIMNSVKELAESGKPVIGICNGFQVLTESGLLAGALTTNNYPKFRCEPKFLRVETADTPFTSKFKKGDVVSIPIAHMEGNFYADESTLSMLDDNGQVVFRYSDKDGKITDEVNPNGSQENIAGIVSAKKNVLGMMPHPERASEEILGSKDGIKIFESMVEFISNK, from the coding sequence ATGAGTATAGGTATTGTACAGTTTGGTGGCAGCAATTGTGACCTTGACGTGTTGCATGTCCTGAAGGATGTTATCGGAGTTGACGCTGAACTTGTATGGTACAAGGAAGAAAACCTGAAACGTTTTGAAGGAATAGTCATCCCGGGAGGTTTCTCATACGGTGATTACCTCAGGGCTGGTGCTATTGCTGCACGTACTCCTATTATGAACTCGGTCAAGGAACTTGCAGAATCAGGCAAACCTGTAATAGGTATCTGTAATGGTTTCCAGGTTCTCACAGAATCCGGACTTCTTGCAGGTGCACTCACAACCAACAACTACCCTAAGTTCAGGTGTGAACCTAAGTTCCTAAGGGTTGAGACCGCAGACACACCTTTCACTTCAAAGTTCAAAAAAGGAGATGTTGTCAGTATTCCTATTGCCCACATGGAAGGTAACTTCTATGCAGATGAATCAACACTTTCAATGCTTGATGACAACGGTCAGGTAGTATTCCGGTATTCGGACAAAGATGGCAAGATAACTGATGAAGTAAATCCCAATGGCTCACAGGAAAACATTGCCGGTATCGTAAGTGCAAAAAAGAATGTACTTGGTATGATGCCACACCCTGAGAGAGCATCCGAGGAAATTCTGGGTTCAAAAGATGGAATAAAAATATTTGAATCAATGGTGGAGTTCATCTCCAACAAATGA
- a CDS encoding type II/IV secretion system ATPase subunit: protein MADAQLNAPENNHSKSGSKNDNLKELSDEEVLQNENSSIEQNGERDEGMQDNGLLENEASDDEIDGLDILKEISKIKEDEDKFEKDFAHILDKKENDPDPEEDQDQDESNDDDSKVEEQGEEEEIGILLPRSPNFGPPKSIKHDLKKEILISLEDEEDEIPELLTKEEEEKIKSSTPSEDESKTDITLEEENPETTEEKQGEKEEKLGFIDKIRTLFKRTEIEIEPYDAEIHGPITEFKGVEGYQEIERYWVNEPYAFIVILYDEDKNNHLYYIVEPELTEFEHTFLLEIKDRLRDVLLVEDIDDADEDKEAVLESKIRSIIQDYTIEITPPMLEKISYYIKRDFVRFGKIDALMKDDSIEDVSGNGHDVPIFLYHRAHQNIATNVVYEEDELNSFIIQMAQRSGKHISVAEPMIDATMPDGSRIQMTLGTSVTAHGSTFTIRKFSDTPITPVDLVKWGTFSSESMAYLWLCIENNKSLIYAGGTASGKTSSLNAVSLFIPEKAKVITLEDTRELKLPHPNWIPSITRDSFTADERGAVDMYDLLKAALRQRPEFLLVGEVRGKEALTLFQAMSTGHTTFSTMHADSVASAIHRLENPPISVPRTMIQALDIMSIQSQTYTQGKRVRRNIKLVEIIDIDPNTRNIRTNDIFVWDSESDMFIRTGESKALFDIKMRRGWGQGRIDQELYYRQKILEHMVSNDVTDFQEISDIINAYQSTPEKVLRKLKLA, encoded by the coding sequence ATGGCCGATGCCCAATTAAATGCTCCTGAAAATAACCATTCTAAAAGTGGCAGTAAAAATGATAATTTAAAGGAACTATCAGATGAAGAGGTGCTACAAAATGAAAATTCATCGATAGAACAAAACGGGGAAAGGGATGAAGGTATGCAGGATAATGGATTACTTGAGAATGAAGCATCTGACGACGAAATAGATGGTCTGGATATTCTAAAAGAAATATCAAAAATAAAGGAAGATGAAGATAAATTCGAAAAGGATTTTGCACATATCCTTGACAAAAAAGAAAATGACCCGGATCCTGAAGAAGATCAAGATCAGGATGAATCAAATGATGATGATTCAAAAGTAGAGGAACAAGGCGAGGAGGAAGAAATAGGAATATTACTTCCAAGATCACCTAATTTCGGACCTCCAAAAAGTATAAAGCATGATCTGAAAAAGGAAATTCTAATATCCTTAGAGGATGAGGAAGACGAAATTCCTGAGCTGCTCACAAAAGAAGAAGAAGAAAAAATAAAGAGTTCCACACCTTCTGAAGATGAGTCAAAAACAGACATCACGTTAGAAGAAGAAAATCCTGAAACTACTGAAGAAAAGCAAGGTGAGAAAGAAGAAAAACTGGGCTTTATTGACAAAATAAGAACTCTTTTCAAAAGAACTGAAATAGAAATAGAGCCATATGATGCTGAAATACATGGTCCCATTACGGAATTTAAGGGTGTTGAGGGCTATCAGGAAATTGAGCGTTACTGGGTAAATGAGCCATATGCATTCATAGTTATATTATACGATGAAGACAAAAATAACCACCTCTACTACATTGTTGAACCGGAACTAACTGAATTTGAACATACGTTCCTTCTTGAAATAAAAGACAGGCTGCGAGATGTACTGCTTGTAGAAGATATCGATGATGCCGATGAGGACAAGGAAGCCGTCCTTGAATCAAAGATCAGGTCGATCATACAGGACTATACTATAGAGATAACACCCCCGATGCTTGAAAAGATCTCATACTACATTAAGAGGGATTTTGTCAGGTTCGGAAAGATAGATGCCCTGATGAAAGATGATTCAATAGAGGATGTATCAGGCAACGGTCACGATGTACCTATTTTCCTTTATCACAGAGCGCATCAGAACATTGCAACAAATGTTGTTTATGAAGAGGATGAACTCAACTCTTTCATTATACAGATGGCACAGAGAAGTGGAAAGCACATATCTGTTGCAGAGCCAATGATCGATGCCACCATGCCCGACGGGTCAAGGATACAGATGACACTCGGTACAAGCGTAACTGCACACGGCAGTACCTTTACCATACGTAAATTCAGTGACACACCTATCACACCTGTGGACCTTGTCAAATGGGGTACATTCTCATCAGAATCAATGGCATACCTGTGGCTGTGTATTGAGAACAACAAGAGTCTTATCTACGCCGGAGGTACTGCATCCGGTAAGACATCCTCCCTTAACGCTGTTTCATTGTTCATCCCTGAAAAAGCCAAGGTCATTACCCTTGAAGATACAAGAGAACTCAAACTTCCACATCCAAACTGGATACCAAGTATCACAAGGGATTCATTCACAGCAGATGAACGAGGTGCGGTTGATATGTATGACCTGTTGAAAGCTGCACTGAGACAAAGACCGGAATTCCTGCTTGTGGGTGAAGTAAGAGGTAAGGAAGCTCTCACGCTTTTCCAGGCAATGTCCACCGGACACACGACATTCTCCACCATGCACGCTGACTCTGTAGCGTCTGCAATTCACAGACTTGAAAATCCACCGATCAGTGTCCCACGTACCATGATACAGGCACTTGATATCATGAGTATACAGTCCCAGACATATACCCAGGGTAAACGTGTAAGAAGAAATATCAAACTGGTAGAGATCATTGACATCGATCCGAATACAAGGAACATCAGGACAAATGATATCTTTGTCTGGGATTCTGAATCTGACATGTTCATCCGCACAGGTGAATCAAAAGCCCTTTTCGACATAAAAATGAGACGTGGATGGGGACAGGGAAGGATCGACCAGGAATTATATTATCGCCAGAAAATCCTTGAACACATGGTTAGCAATGATGTTACTGACTTCCAGGAAATATCGGACATCATAAATGCTTACCAGTCAACACCGGAAAAGGTCCTGAGGAAATTGAAGCTAGCGTAA
- a CDS encoding UbiA family prenyltransferase → MSFNVHSIGFGSEYNNYIVKFMGLVWKEIIFGGHLFATGSVSVIMACATVFMIPVSLDILFVSYLLFYAIYLYDYSAGASSDELTNEGRARYLQCKSRSKCIVFIVSVILFLALLIFANTITTLIGLSILVLGLLYGSHFKKLTKKIPAFKNIFVSMVWSFLALFLFVYYSLPITYGALMLALFIFIRMVNIQILFDVRDVEGDIAAGLLTIPALFGERKYLLILRLINFVSILFVLVCVIQGLLPFFTLAIMPMFYYAVTYIDKVVKSRKNYSSYVFAACEPIMWALLIFAGRSISMLNIMF, encoded by the coding sequence ATGAGTTTTAATGTACATTCAATTGGTTTTGGGTCCGAATACAATAACTATATTGTAAAGTTTATGGGTCTGGTATGGAAAGAAATTATCTTTGGCGGCCATCTGTTCGCAACGGGTTCTGTATCTGTAATAATGGCCTGTGCTACTGTATTTATGATTCCGGTAAGTCTGGATATTCTGTTTGTATCTTATCTTTTGTTCTACGCGATATATTTGTATGATTATTCAGCAGGCGCGTCTTCAGATGAGCTGACAAATGAGGGACGAGCCCGGTATCTTCAATGCAAAAGTAGGAGCAAATGTATAGTTTTCATAGTATCTGTTATTCTGTTTTTGGCGCTTCTCATCTTTGCAAATACCATTACAACCCTGATCGGTCTGAGCATTCTGGTACTTGGTCTTCTTTACGGCAGTCATTTTAAGAAGCTCACAAAAAAGATACCTGCATTTAAGAATATTTTTGTTTCCATGGTATGGTCCTTCCTGGCATTGTTCCTGTTTGTGTATTATTCGCTTCCCATAACCTATGGTGCACTTATGCTTGCACTTTTTATCTTCATCAGGATGGTGAATATCCAGATACTTTTTGATGTAAGGGATGTGGAAGGGGATATTGCAGCTGGTCTTTTGACAATTCCTGCTTTATTTGGGGAAAGAAAATACCTTCTCATTTTGCGTTTGATCAATTTCGTATCGATACTCTTTGTCCTTGTGTGCGTTATTCAGGGCTTGCTTCCGTTCTTTACGCTGGCCATTATGCCAATGTTCTACTATGCTGTCACGTATATTGATAAAGTGGTAAAATCAAGGAAAAATTATTCTTCATACGTCTTTGCGGCATGCGAACCTATTATGTGGGCACTGCTTATCTTTGCGGGAAGATCCATTTCTATGCTCAATATCATGTTCTGA
- the pheT gene encoding phenylalanine--tRNA ligase subunit beta → MPIITLPYNDLEVLTGTDKDTIIKRVPMIGADIERIEDESIDIEFFPDRPDLYSVEGVARALRGFLDIETGFCEYEVKPYTVEITKDKDIDSVRPIFGCAIVRGVTFSSSSIKTLMDLQESLHWGLGRDRKKVSIGVHDLSKVQAPFRYIAADPEYSFVPLDFTEPMTMKEILEKHPKGTRFAHILDGFDKYPLIIDANDNVLSFPPIINGTLTMVTEETTDLLVDVTGLSNEVYTALNIVTTALAERGGQIEYVKVVNADGTESIPLDLSPMVKALSRSEIDGLIGMELPVAEIIKQLNRMGFGAKELEDGRIEVMVPRYRADILDNSDIIEDIAVGYGFDKIPAVFPMNATVGKSHRISDISSDMREIMTGLGYSQVMPFTLTSEKVHFDWMCRDRTDDVTYVLHPISEDQTMVRTTILPNLVEILSMNQHRELPQRIFEAGDVVIDGKNGLHLGAVSIHAQANFTEVRELVDALMRERLVEYEIAESDDSAFMEGRRADIIVDGKKIGVMGELFPQVIVNFGLGQPIVGFEINLMDQ, encoded by the coding sequence ATGCCGATTATAACCTTACCATATAATGACCTTGAAGTATTGACAGGAACAGACAAGGATACTATAATTAAGCGCGTGCCTATGATAGGCGCAGATATCGAGCGCATAGAAGATGAATCTATAGATATTGAGTTCTTCCCCGACCGCCCGGATCTTTATAGTGTAGAAGGTGTGGCACGTGCACTACGTGGTTTTCTGGATATTGAAACCGGTTTTTGTGAGTATGAAGTAAAACCATACACTGTTGAAATTACAAAGGACAAGGACATTGATTCTGTACGCCCGATATTTGGCTGTGCCATTGTCAGAGGTGTTACCTTTAGTTCCAGTTCCATAAAGACCCTTATGGACCTTCAGGAATCCCTTCACTGGGGACTTGGACGTGACCGTAAAAAGGTGTCCATAGGTGTTCATGACCTTTCAAAGGTTCAAGCGCCTTTCCGCTATATTGCAGCAGACCCTGAGTACAGTTTTGTTCCTCTTGACTTCACAGAACCAATGACTATGAAGGAGATACTTGAAAAGCATCCAAAAGGCACGCGTTTCGCACATATACTTGATGGTTTTGACAAGTATCCTCTGATCATTGATGCTAACGATAATGTTCTTTCGTTCCCGCCAATTATTAACGGCACTCTTACAATGGTCACAGAAGAGACCACTGACCTTCTGGTGGATGTTACCGGTCTGAGCAATGAGGTCTACACTGCGCTTAATATTGTGACAACAGCACTTGCAGAGCGTGGCGGCCAGATAGAGTATGTGAAAGTGGTAAATGCCGATGGCACAGAATCAATTCCACTGGACCTTAGTCCAATGGTGAAGGCACTGAGCAGGTCCGAGATAGATGGCCTTATTGGTATGGAACTTCCGGTTGCCGAGATAATAAAACAGCTTAATAGGATGGGATTTGGAGCAAAGGAACTTGAGGATGGTCGGATTGAGGTCATGGTTCCTCGTTATCGTGCTGATATTCTGGATAATTCTGACATCATTGAGGATATAGCAGTCGGATATGGTTTTGATAAGATACCTGCCGTATTCCCGATGAATGCAACTGTGGGTAAATCCCACAGGATATCCGATATAAGTTCCGATATGCGCGAAATAATGACCGGACTTGGTTATTCACAGGTTATGCCATTCACTCTTACAAGCGAGAAGGTGCACTTTGACTGGATGTGCAGGGACAGGACAGATGATGTGACATACGTTCTGCATCCAATAAGCGAGGACCAGACTATGGTCAGGACAACCATATTGCCAAACCTTGTGGAGATCCTTTCCATGAACCAGCACAGGGAACTGCCACAACGTATATTCGAGGCTGGGGATGTTGTAATTGATGGCAAGAACGGCCTGCATCTGGGGGCTGTATCCATTCATGCACAGGCCAATTTTACTGAAGTAAGGGAACTGGTGGATGCCCTGATGCGTGAACGTCTGGTAGAATATGAAATCGCTGAATCAGATGATTCTGCTTTCATGGAAGGCAGGAGGGCCGACATTATCGTTGACGGCAAGAAGATAGGTGTTATGGGGGAACTGTTCCCTCAGGTAATAGTCAACTTCGGACTTGGACAGCCTATTGTTGGATTTGAGATCAATCTGATGGACCAGTGA
- the purS gene encoding phosphoribosylformylglycinamidine synthase subunit PurS: MQYQADVTIELKSGMLDPEGTTIKRALEHLGYETESVKTAKKYTIDLQSENIHAARETVEEMCQKLIANPIIHNYSISLRELQ, translated from the coding sequence ATGCAATATCAAGCAGATGTAACCATTGAACTTAAAAGCGGTATGCTTGACCCTGAAGGTACAACCATCAAAAGGGCACTTGAACACCTTGGATATGAAACCGAGAGCGTGAAAACAGCTAAAAAGTACACTATCGATCTCCAGTCAGAGAACATCCATGCTGCAAGGGAAACAGTAGAGGAAATGTGCCAGAAACTGATCGCCAACCCGATAATCCATAATTACTCCATTTCCTTGAGGGAATTGCAATGA
- a CDS encoding type II secretion system F family protein, with translation MTEIKETSEDLIVNDQTDTISTESPDLQEPEENRTGTSQKSKSKRPKKKFDIDHHTKKATIYVNILKRIPFVLIGDRIKARKANYQNLQKQLNQARIPISHEMYISNAIFYSIIAGIVGALVGLFLTYTVIVLVGLPDQLTNITFSSRMAALLEYKEIFLSFFITIVFMLGMGGVVYALFMIFPGFQASERKSKIDMQLPYAVTFMYALSKGGMNIIDIFRAIASAEDTYGEVSKEVDSIVRDMDYFGHDLRTALSSASEITPSDRFQDLIYNLLTVIDSGGNIPNYFRDKSEQYLIKAEVDQKGFLETLGLLAESYVTAFVAGPLFIIIMGVMMAVMGSGTTTMVSAIIYAVLPVGSLMFVVMISIITPTEMGEPKLLPTNETLDHGIPDIPKNLEQTYDENDELIDESEEKVRERKYFEGFIKSKKSLAFRNILNNPLAPMYQNPLATLAVTIPLALLVILVPLFMNMNIARNPIMLIDFIDDKLVLALFIVIVPLSIFHELKARRKRKLESSFPDFLKKLASTNETGMTLRDAIRLMAKSDTDSLSKEIKKIWHDIFWGLEINDGLIRFANRLRTQVVTRSLSLITKANESSGDIGEVLMVAARDASSEQGMKRERGMSMMIYIVIIYISFMVFVGVIYVISTTFLTEMAEAGQQMASSGSTAGGFLGNFDLEYYTRLFKHASILQGLSSGLMAGAMGEGSVLSGLKHSTIMIAIGYTIFTLFI, from the coding sequence GTGACAGAAATCAAAGAAACTTCTGAGGATCTGATCGTAAATGATCAGACCGATACTATTTCAACAGAGTCGCCAGACCTTCAGGAGCCGGAAGAGAACAGGACTGGTACAAGCCAGAAATCAAAGTCAAAGAGACCTAAAAAGAAATTTGATATTGACCATCATACTAAAAAAGCAACTATTTATGTCAATATACTAAAAAGAATTCCTTTTGTACTGATAGGTGACAGGATAAAAGCCAGAAAAGCAAATTATCAGAACCTTCAGAAACAGTTGAATCAGGCACGCATACCCATCTCACATGAGATGTACATTTCAAATGCCATATTCTACTCCATAATTGCAGGAATAGTCGGCGCTCTTGTAGGCCTTTTCCTGACATACACTGTTATTGTATTGGTAGGGTTACCGGATCAGCTAACAAATATAACATTCAGCTCCCGAATGGCTGCACTTCTTGAGTATAAGGAGATATTCCTGTCATTTTTCATAACCATAGTATTCATGCTGGGAATGGGTGGAGTTGTCTATGCACTGTTCATGATATTCCCCGGTTTCCAGGCAAGTGAAAGAAAATCGAAGATAGACATGCAGCTTCCCTATGCTGTCACCTTTATGTACGCATTGAGCAAGGGCGGAATGAATATCATAGATATCTTCAGAGCCATTGCAAGTGCCGAGGATACATACGGAGAAGTCTCAAAAGAAGTAGACTCCATCGTCAGGGATATGGATTATTTTGGTCATGACCTGAGAACAGCGCTTTCCAGCGCTTCAGAGATCACGCCATCGGACAGATTCCAGGACCTTATATACAATCTCCTGACAGTCATTGACAGTGGTGGAAATATTCCTAATTATTTCCGCGATAAGTCTGAACAATATCTGATAAAAGCAGAGGTTGACCAGAAAGGGTTCCTTGAAACACTGGGACTTCTGGCTGAATCATATGTTACTGCTTTTGTAGCTGGGCCCCTTTTTATAATCATCATGGGTGTCATGATGGCTGTTATGGGTTCAGGAACAACGACTATGGTATCTGCCATCATCTACGCAGTCCTTCCTGTAGGTTCATTGATGTTTGTGGTGATGATCAGTATCATCACACCTACCGAAATGGGAGAACCTAAATTGCTCCCAACCAATGAAACACTGGATCACGGAATACCGGATATTCCCAAAAACCTGGAGCAGACATATGATGAGAACGATGAACTCATTGATGAAAGTGAAGAAAAGGTCCGTGAAAGAAAGTACTTTGAGGGCTTCATTAAATCAAAGAAATCGCTTGCATTTAGGAACATATTGAACAATCCGCTTGCACCGATGTATCAAAATCCACTGGCTACACTTGCAGTGACAATACCTCTTGCATTGCTTGTAATTCTCGTCCCACTGTTCATGAATATGAACATTGCTCGCAACCCCATAATGCTCATTGATTTCATTGATGATAAATTGGTCCTGGCCTTATTCATAGTCATAGTACCACTTTCAATATTCCATGAACTGAAGGCCAGAAGGAAAAGGAAACTTGAGAGCAGTTTTCCGGATTTCCTAAAAAAACTTGCCAGTACCAACGAAACTGGTATGACCCTCAGGGATGCCATCAGACTTATGGCAAAGTCAGATACTGACTCATTAAGCAAAGAGATCAAGAAAATATGGCACGATATCTTCTGGGGACTTGAGATAAACGACGGACTGATCAGGTTTGCCAACCGTTTGAGAACACAGGTGGTCACAAGATCCCTTTCACTCATAACAAAAGCTAACGAGTCCAGTGGAGATATCGGAGAAGTACTCATGGTAGCTGCCAGAGATGCATCTTCAGAACAGGGAATGAAAAGAGAGCGTGGTATGAGCATGATGATCTATATTGTCATCATTTACATATCGTTCATGGTCTTTGTTGGTGTCATATACGTTATCTCAACGACATTCCTTACAGAAATGGCAGAAGCAGGACAACAGATGGCATCATCCGGTTCAACGGCTGGGGGATTCCTCGGAAACTTTGACCTTGAATACTACACCCGTCTTTTCAAGCATGCATCCATACTACAGGGACTCAGTTCAGGACTTATGGCAGGTGCAATGGGTGAAGGTAGCGTACTGTCAGGACTTAAGCACTCTACAATTATGATAGCCATAGGGTATACGATATTCACATTATTCATCTGA
- the rnhB gene encoding ribonuclease HII: MKIAGIDEAGKGPVIGPMCVGGVLLDEAKTNTLKNLGVADSKKISPKKRPQLAGQIEKYSEKIFVLEISASQIDELRKLMSMNDIMVVAFSKVLGQLHPEKAYVDAADVNEERFGKRLLEEYGKSYPEKAAELSIISKHRADATYPVVSAASIVAKVRRDALIEELKEDFGVDFGSGYPSDPKTKQFLADWYKEHRELPDFVRHSWKTAENVMKQENE; encoded by the coding sequence ATGAAGATAGCTGGAATAGATGAAGCCGGGAAAGGACCGGTCATTGGACCTATGTGTGTCGGAGGAGTGCTGCTGGACGAGGCAAAAACAAACACACTGAAGAATCTTGGTGTTGCAGACTCAAAAAAGATAAGTCCTAAAAAGAGACCACAGCTTGCCGGACAGATAGAAAAATACTCGGAAAAGATATTTGTTCTTGAGATATCAGCCAGTCAGATCGATGAGCTTCGAAAACTCATGAGTATGAACGACATTATGGTCGTTGCTTTTTCAAAGGTCCTTGGGCAGTTACATCCTGAAAAAGCCTACGTTGATGCAGCCGACGTGAATGAGGAAAGATTCGGGAAAAGGCTTCTTGAAGAGTACGGAAAGAGCTACCCCGAAAAAGCCGCAGAGCTATCCATTATCTCCAAGCATCGGGCCGATGCTACATATCCTGTTGTTTCTGCTGCGTCAATTGTAGCCAAAGTACGTAGGGATGCATTAATAGAAGAACTCAAAGAGGATTTTGGCGTGGATTTTGGCAGTGGCTATCCTTCAGACCCTAAAACAAAACAATTTCTTGCAGACTGGTATAAGGAGCATAGAGAGCTACCGGATTTTGTAAGACATTCCTGGAAAACTGCAGAGAATGTTATGAAACAAGAAAATGAATAA
- a CDS encoding CDP-alcohol phosphatidyltransferase family protein translates to MSPNSLTLIGLLISIWAAVAFSKGDLLAGGLLILFSGFFDMIDGAVARAKDCMTAFGAVLDSVCDRYADAIIFVGIIYGIIAGNIIQTTLFSVPLWLWVVFAIMGSYLVSYVRSRAETAGATAMNIGIAERPERMMILVAGTLSGYLGESIVIIVILTHITMIQRLLHAKRSLA, encoded by the coding sequence TTGTCCCCAAATTCACTTACTCTTATAGGTTTACTAATTAGTATCTGGGCTGCAGTCGCATTTTCAAAAGGAGATCTCCTGGCAGGCGGCTTGCTCATACTCTTTAGCGGTTTTTTTGATATGATAGACGGTGCAGTTGCAAGAGCAAAAGATTGCATGACCGCTTTTGGTGCAGTTCTTGATTCAGTATGTGACCGCTATGCTGACGCTATTATTTTTGTAGGTATTATCTATGGGATTATTGCCGGAAATATCATACAGACAACTCTCTTTTCAGTTCCCCTGTGGCTTTGGGTCGTATTTGCTATCATGGGTTCCTATCTTGTAAGTTATGTGCGCTCAAGGGCAGAAACAGCAGGCGCAACAGCCATGAATATAGGGATAGCTGAGAGACCGGAGCGCATGATGATACTTGTGGCAGGGACTTTGAGTGGTTATCTGGGAGAATCTATCGTTATTATCGTGATCCTTACTCATATAACAATGATTCAGCGGCTGCTTCATGCAAAAAGGTCACTTGCATGA